Proteins encoded together in one Manis pentadactyla isolate mManPen7 chromosome 6, mManPen7.hap1, whole genome shotgun sequence window:
- the DHRS9 gene encoding dehydrogenase/reductase SDR family member 9, whose translation MFFWILAILILCGFLWNYKGQLRIADITDKYIFITGCDTGFGNLAARTFDKKGFHVIAACLTESGSAALKAGTSERLHAVLLDVTDPENVRRTAQWVKSQVGEKGLWGLINNAGVLGVLAPTDWLTVEDYREPIEVNLFGLISVTLNMLPLVKKARGRIVNVSSIGGRLAFAGGGYAPSKYAVEGFNDSLRRDMKAFGVHVSCIEPGLFKTGLSDPVKATEKKLAIWKHLSPDIKQQYGEGYIEKSLNKLKGITSFVNMDLSLVVDCMDHALTSLFPKTRYAAGKDAKTFWIPLSHMPTVLQDFLLLKQKAVLANPKAV comes from the exons ATGTTCTTTTGGATATTAGCCATCCTAATCCTCTGTGGTTTTCTATGGAATTATAAAGGACAACTAAGGATTGCAGACATCACTGATAAGTACATTTTCATTACTGGGTGTGACACAGGATTTGGAAACTTGGCAGCCAGAACATTTGATAAAAAAGGATTTCATGTAATTGCTGCCTGTCTGACTGAATCAGGATCAGCAGCTCTAAAGGCAGGAACCTCAGAGCGGCTTCATGCAGTCCTTCTGGATGTGACTGACCCGGAGAATGTCAGGAGGACCGCCCAGTGGGTGAAAAGCCAAGTTGGGGAAAAAG GTCTCTGGGGCCTGATCAACAATGCTGGTGTTCTTGGTGTGCTGGCTCCCACTGACTGGCTGACAGTAGAGGATTACAGAGAACCTATTGAAGTGAACCTGTTTGGACTCATCAGTGTGACATTAAATATGCTTCCCTTGGTTAAAAAAGCTCGAGGGAGGATTGTCAATGTCTCCAGCATCGGTGGTCGGCTTGCCTTCGCTGGAGGGGGCTATGCTCCATCCAAATATGCAGTAGAAGGCTTCAATGACAGCTTAAG ACGGGACATGAAAGCTTTTGGTGTGCATGTTTCATGCATTGAACCAGGATTGTTCAAAACAGGATTGTCAGATCCAGTAAAGGCCACTGAGAAAAAACTCGCCATTTGGAAGCATCTGTCACCAGACATCAAACAACAATATGGAGAAGGTTACATTGAAAAAA gtcTCAACAAACTGAAAGGCATTACATCCTTTGTGAACATGGACCTGTCCCTGGTGGTGGACTGCATGGACCACGCACTCACAAGTCTGTTCCCTAAAACCCGTTATGCTGCTGGAAAAGATGCCAAGACTTTCTGGATACCTCTGTCTCACATGCCAACAGTTCTGCAagactttttattattgaaacaGAAAGCAGTGCTGGCTAATCCTAAAGCAGTGTGA